The Winogradskyella schleiferi genome has a window encoding:
- a CDS encoding DUF4136 domain-containing protein — protein MKPLKILPALLLLVVLSSCSSVKVAADYDREANFDTYKTFAFFKPGIDKAEINDIDKRRILRAIEAELMAKGMTKSENPDMLVSIFTKSNQRVDIYNNSWGAGAWGWGGFNRWGWGWGPGMGWGGNNVSTTTEGMLFIDFIDANKKELVWQGSGTGYLVTRNVDKKEARIKEFVSKTMEQFPPAQ, from the coding sequence ATGAAACCACTTAAAATTTTACCTGCACTACTTTTATTGGTGGTGCTCTCATCATGTAGCTCAGTTAAAGTTGCAGCGGATTATGATAGAGAAGCCAATTTTGATACTTATAAAACTTTTGCGTTTTTTAAGCCAGGAATTGATAAAGCAGAAATTAATGACATAGATAAGCGCAGAATCCTTAGAGCAATTGAAGCAGAGCTCATGGCAAAGGGTATGACAAAATCTGAAAATCCTGATATGCTAGTGAGCATTTTTACAAAATCGAACCAACGTGTTGATATCTACAACAATTCTTGGGGCGCTGGTGCTTGGGGCTGGGGAGGTTTCAACCGATGGGGTTGGGGCTGGGGTCCTGGTATGGGTTGGGGAGGAAACAATGTTTCCACTACAACTGAAGGAATGCTATTTATTGATTTTATAGACGCCAATAAAAAAGAATTAGTCTGGCAAGGTTCTGGTACTGGTTATTTGGTAACTAGAAATGTTGACAAGAAAGAAGCGAGAATCAAAGAATTTGTATCTAAAACAATGGAGCAATTTCCACCAGCACAATAA
- a CDS encoding SulP family inorganic anion transporter gives MILGQQTRKNFTQNPKNDILSGLTVALALVPEAVAFAFVAGVDPLVGLYGAFMMGIVTALFGGRPGMISGATGAMAVVMVHLIQKGNEVGLNLENPIENLGLQWLFITLLFVGGIQILAGVFKLGKFVRLIPHPVMMGFVNGLAIVIFLSQLGLFPNAVPKDISFLDNTSAWFSALFSNAIFWKMMGFIGLTMGIMYGLPKLTKKIPAALIAIIVVACITIFGHIEVSTVGSFIAEGGGEGLEGGLPTFQDQIFGLFNTLSGHWSLILSTAFILAAVGLIESLMTLNLIDEMTETRGNGNRECIAQGGANMLNGLFGGMGGCAMIGQSIINVDSGGRGRLSGAVAAIALLCFVLFGAPLIEQIPIAALVGVMFMVVIGTFAWSSFRVIRKIPLSDAIVLIAVSAITVWQDLAIAVIAGVIISALVFAWKNATMIRARKRMQPDGTKTYEIWGPLFFGSIQNFNSKFDAKNDPDKVEIDFVESRVSDHSAMEAIFNLVNKYEAEGKSIKLKHLSEDCKALMYKASPKFKEVIIDAIDDPRYHLAADPEKFTKPLSEYDV, from the coding sequence ATGATACTAGGTCAACAAACCCGAAAAAACTTTACACAAAACCCAAAGAATGATATTCTTTCAGGATTAACTGTGGCTTTAGCGTTAGTACCAGAGGCCGTAGCTTTTGCATTTGTAGCTGGCGTAGATCCATTAGTTGGACTATACGGTGCATTTATGATGGGTATTGTAACGGCCCTTTTCGGAGGACGACCAGGAATGATCTCTGGGGCTACGGGAGCGATGGCAGTTGTTATGGTGCATCTTATCCAAAAAGGAAATGAAGTTGGCTTAAATCTTGAAAATCCTATTGAAAACCTTGGTTTGCAATGGCTTTTTATCACCTTACTATTTGTAGGTGGCATTCAAATTCTCGCAGGAGTTTTTAAACTTGGAAAATTTGTGCGCCTAATACCTCATCCTGTGATGATGGGTTTTGTTAATGGATTGGCCATTGTTATTTTCCTATCGCAATTAGGCTTGTTTCCTAATGCGGTTCCAAAAGATATTTCCTTTTTAGATAACACATCAGCATGGTTTTCTGCTCTTTTTTCTAATGCAATATTCTGGAAAATGATGGGATTTATTGGGTTGACCATGGGAATCATGTATGGTTTGCCTAAATTGACTAAGAAAATTCCAGCTGCTTTAATCGCCATCATTGTAGTAGCATGTATTACTATTTTTGGACATATTGAAGTAAGTACAGTGGGTTCTTTTATAGCTGAAGGTGGTGGCGAAGGATTAGAAGGCGGACTTCCTACTTTTCAAGATCAAATATTTGGCTTATTCAACACACTTTCTGGACATTGGAGCTTAATCCTCTCTACCGCTTTTATTTTAGCAGCCGTTGGTTTAATTGAATCACTAATGACCTTGAACCTCATAGATGAAATGACCGAAACACGAGGAAACGGCAACAGGGAATGTATAGCCCAAGGTGGCGCTAACATGTTGAACGGCCTTTTTGGTGGTATGGGAGGCTGTGCCATGATTGGGCAATCCATTATCAACGTAGATTCCGGTGGTCGCGGTAGACTGTCTGGCGCTGTGGCAGCAATTGCCCTACTCTGCTTTGTTTTATTTGGTGCGCCTTTAATTGAGCAAATTCCAATTGCAGCATTGGTAGGTGTTATGTTTATGGTGGTTATTGGTACATTTGCTTGGAGTAGTTTTAGAGTCATAAGAAAAATACCATTATCAGATGCTATTGTATTAATAGCCGTTTCGGCAATTACGGTATGGCAAGATTTAGCCATTGCCGTTATTGCTGGCGTTATCATTTCGGCATTAGTTTTTGCGTGGAAAAATGCGACTATGATTAGAGCTCGAAAACGTATGCAGCCAGATGGCACAAAAACCTACGAAATTTGGGGCCCATTATTTTTTGGATCCATTCAGAATTTCAATTCAAAATTCGATGCTAAAAACGATCCTGACAAAGTTGAAATTGACTTTGTTGAGTCTCGTGTGAGTGATCATTCTGCAATGGAAGCTATCTTTAATCTGGTCAATAAATATGAAGCTGAAGGAAAATCGATTAAGCTGAAGCATTTAAGTGAAGATTGCAAGGCTTTAATGTACAAAGCCAGTCCAAAATTTAAGGAGGTCATTATTGATGCCATTGACGATCCTCGTTACCATTTAGCGGCTGATCCTGAAAAATTTACGAAGCCATTATCTGAGTACGATGTTTAA
- a CDS encoding cold-shock protein, with translation MSTGTVKFFNDSKGFGFITEEGNNKEHFVHISGLVDEIREGDNVEFDLAEGKKGLNAVNVKVI, from the coding sequence ATGAGTACTGGTACAGTAAAATTTTTTAATGACTCTAAAGGTTTTGGATTCATAACAGAAGAAGGAAACAACAAAGAGCATTTTGTACATATTTCTGGTTTAGTCGATGAGATTAGAGAAGGTGATAATGTAGAATTCGATTTAGCAGAAGGAAAAAAAGGGTTAAATGCAGTAAATGTAAAGGTTATATAA
- a CDS encoding DMT family transporter: MNWILLIIAGLFEIAFAACLGKAKESTGPETTYWYIGFLLCLAISMYLLVKVTQELPIGTAYAVWTGIGAVGTVLVGIFVFKEPATFWRLFFISTLIMSIVGLKFVAN, encoded by the coding sequence ATGAACTGGATATTACTGATCATTGCAGGTTTATTCGAAATCGCTTTTGCAGCCTGTCTCGGAAAAGCAAAAGAATCAACAGGTCCTGAAACCACCTATTGGTACATTGGTTTTTTGTTGTGTTTGGCAATAAGCATGTATCTACTTGTCAAAGTAACGCAAGAATTACCTATTGGGACGGCTTATGCAGTTTGGACAGGAATTGGAGCTGTAGGTACTGTTCTCGTAGGAATATTTGTATTTAAGGAACCCGCTACGTTTTGGCGTTTATTTTTTATATCTACTTTAATTATGTCAATTGTGGGACTTAAATTCGTAGCAAATTGA
- the dnaG gene encoding DNA primase, which yields MISQNSIAQVFETARVEEVIGDFVQLKKSGSNFKGLSPFSEERSPSFMVSPVKQIWKDFSSGKGGNAVTFLMEHEHFTYPEAIKYLAKKYNIEIEETERTDEEKAQADTRESLYLVSEYANTYFQKVLHHTNQGKAIGLSYFKERGFSEETIKKFQLGYSLDEWQAFTDDALGKGYKLEFLEQTGLTIVKGDKRFDRFKGRVMFPIHSMSGRILGFGGRILVNDKKAAKYLNSPESEIYHKSKVLYGLFHAKQSIAKEDNCYLVEGYTDVIQFHQTGIKNVVSSSGTALSADQIRLINRLTNNITVLFDGDAAGIRASIRGIDLILEQGVNVKICTFPDGEDPDSFSKSNTLEELTAYLNDNAKDFIQFKASLLVKEADNDPIKKAETIREIVNSIAKIPDQIKREIYIQECARIMDISENVLFSTLAQINKKESQDANKTFKQDQKAFQVVKNEPQTKQKVDVQFELERKIIEILMLYGDRTEQFEDLILTEEESTGELVLEPTKHETRVFEKIYLDLQEDEMQFSNPQFKVLYYSIIDKLNQDENFSTKNFVNQLDQDAASTVTSILMEDERYNLHDWQRNQIIPKEKKDSISQLVSQTILSLRCHLIDKKVAEYKNETLNENADTRSIIEDVKDYVGLKMLLSRKLGKVVG from the coding sequence ATGATCTCACAAAATTCCATAGCACAAGTTTTTGAAACCGCTCGCGTCGAAGAGGTTATTGGCGATTTTGTTCAACTTAAAAAATCAGGAAGTAACTTTAAAGGCTTAAGTCCTTTTAGCGAAGAGCGTTCCCCGAGTTTTATGGTCTCTCCCGTAAAACAAATATGGAAGGATTTCTCAAGTGGCAAAGGTGGAAATGCAGTCACCTTCTTGATGGAACACGAGCATTTTACCTATCCTGAAGCCATAAAATACCTTGCCAAAAAATATAATATTGAGATTGAAGAAACCGAACGAACCGACGAGGAAAAGGCACAAGCGGATACCAGGGAAAGTTTGTATTTGGTTAGCGAATATGCAAATACCTATTTTCAGAAAGTATTACATCATACCAATCAAGGTAAAGCCATAGGACTAAGTTATTTTAAGGAACGAGGGTTCTCTGAAGAAACCATTAAAAAGTTTCAGTTAGGCTATTCGTTAGACGAGTGGCAAGCCTTTACAGATGATGCCTTAGGCAAAGGCTATAAACTGGAATTTCTGGAACAGACCGGTTTAACTATTGTTAAAGGCGACAAACGATTCGATAGATTTAAAGGCAGAGTGATGTTTCCTATTCACAGTATGAGTGGGCGTATACTCGGTTTTGGTGGTCGTATTTTGGTCAACGATAAAAAAGCGGCTAAATACCTCAACTCACCCGAAAGCGAAATCTACCATAAAAGTAAAGTGCTTTATGGCTTGTTTCATGCCAAGCAAAGCATTGCTAAAGAAGACAATTGTTATTTGGTAGAAGGCTATACTGATGTCATTCAGTTTCATCAAACTGGAATAAAAAATGTGGTGTCCTCTTCAGGAACTGCTTTATCTGCAGATCAAATCCGATTAATCAACAGGCTCACCAATAATATCACCGTTCTCTTTGATGGCGATGCTGCAGGAATAAGAGCATCTATTAGAGGTATTGATTTAATTTTGGAACAAGGCGTAAACGTGAAGATTTGCACGTTTCCTGATGGCGAAGATCCCGATAGTTTTTCAAAATCGAATACTTTAGAAGAACTAACTGCATATCTCAATGATAATGCTAAGGATTTTATTCAGTTTAAAGCATCTTTATTAGTTAAAGAAGCGGATAATGATCCTATAAAAAAAGCCGAGACTATTCGCGAAATCGTCAATAGTATTGCCAAAATCCCTGACCAGATAAAACGCGAAATTTATATCCAAGAGTGTGCACGAATCATGGATATTAGTGAAAACGTATTGTTCAGCACTTTAGCACAGATCAATAAGAAAGAATCTCAAGATGCCAATAAAACCTTTAAACAGGATCAAAAAGCGTTTCAAGTTGTAAAAAATGAACCTCAAACGAAGCAAAAAGTTGATGTTCAATTTGAATTGGAACGCAAAATCATAGAAATTTTAATGTTGTATGGTGACAGAACGGAACAGTTCGAGGATTTAATACTAACAGAAGAAGAGTCCACCGGCGAACTGGTTTTAGAACCCACAAAACACGAAACACGCGTCTTCGAAAAAATATACTTAGACCTTCAGGAAGATGAAATGCAGTTTTCTAACCCACAATTCAAGGTCCTCTACTACTCCATTATTGATAAATTGAATCAAGATGAAAATTTTTCGACTAAAAACTTCGTCAATCAACTCGATCAAGATGCCGCAAGTACAGTAACCAGTATTTTAATGGAGGATGAACGCTATAACTTACATGATTGGCAACGTAACCAGATTATCCCAAAAGAAAAAAAAGATTCTATTTCACAATTGGTAAGTCAAACCATATTGAGTTTGCGTTGTCATCTTATCGATAAAAAAGTAGCGGAATATAAAAACGAAACATTAAACGAAAATGCCGACACACGTTCCATCATAGAAGATGTGAAAGACTATGTGGGTCTTAAAATGTTATTGTCCCGTAAATTAGGTAAAGTTGTTGGCTAA
- a CDS encoding response regulator — MINILIVDSHPIVRTGLELFLNSKPDFKVIGSLGSGIEIFEFVRRHKVDVIISEIDLPELNGITALRAIKKENKSVNVLMFSHQPEEIYAISTLKAGASGYLNKSASVEELEAAVRKISTGETSLSEKMDKHFRYEDTRKSRSRMFKKLSTREVEVLKLLSIGRKNKEIAQELDINEKTVSTYKARLFKKLNVTNIVDLIHQAKHHNLA; from the coding sequence ATGATAAACATTTTGATTGTTGACAGTCATCCAATCGTTAGAACTGGATTAGAATTATTTTTAAATAGTAAACCAGATTTTAAAGTTATAGGCAGTTTAGGCAGTGGAATTGAGATATTTGAATTCGTGAGACGTCATAAAGTTGATGTTATTATATCTGAAATCGATTTACCAGAGCTTAATGGTATTACTGCGCTAAGAGCTATTAAAAAAGAAAATAAATCTGTAAATGTGTTGATGTTTAGCCATCAGCCAGAAGAAATTTATGCCATTAGTACGCTTAAAGCCGGAGCGTCGGGTTATTTGAATAAATCAGCTAGTGTTGAAGAACTAGAAGCTGCTGTGCGTAAAATCAGTACTGGAGAAACGTCACTAAGTGAAAAAATGGACAAACATTTTCGCTATGAAGATACACGCAAGAGTAGGAGCAGAATGTTCAAAAAGCTTTCAACTAGAGAAGTTGAAGTTTTAAAATTACTTTCCATTGGCCGTAAGAACAAAGAAATAGCTCAAGAGTTAGACATTAATGAAAAAACTGTGAGCACGTATAAAGCGCGTTTGTTTAAGAAACTTAATGTGACTAACATTGTAGATTTAATTCATCAGGCTAAGCATCATAACTTGGCATAA
- the nadE gene encoding NAD(+) synthase, with product MQTEKVINHIVDWLKDYATKAGVNGFVIGISGGIDSAVTSTLCAKTGLDLLCIEMPIHQAPSHVTRAQEHIAQLKERFPNVKDTVVDLTPVFEEFKTEVSLEGKQTTVDMALANTRARLRMTTLYYHAGLLGLLVAGTGNKVEDFGVGFYTKYGDGGVDLSPIADLLKSEVYQIGAYLKVPESIMKAAPSDGLFGDARSDEDQIGASYPELEWAMQMKDEGKTVEDFEGRQRKAFEIFMRYNTSNKHKMTPIPICEIPNKLK from the coding sequence ATGCAAACGGAAAAGGTAATAAATCATATTGTAGATTGGTTAAAAGATTATGCCACAAAAGCTGGGGTCAATGGTTTTGTTATTGGTATTTCAGGCGGAATTGATTCTGCTGTAACGTCCACACTCTGTGCGAAAACAGGCTTAGATCTTTTGTGTATTGAAATGCCCATCCATCAGGCCCCAAGTCATGTCACTAGAGCCCAAGAACACATTGCACAATTAAAAGAGCGTTTTCCTAATGTAAAAGACACGGTTGTTGATTTGACACCTGTGTTTGAAGAATTTAAAACCGAAGTTAGTTTAGAAGGTAAACAAACTACGGTTGATATGGCTTTGGCAAATACTAGAGCCCGTTTGCGAATGACTACCTTGTATTATCACGCTGGTCTGTTAGGCTTGTTAGTCGCTGGAACTGGCAACAAAGTTGAAGACTTTGGTGTTGGATTTTATACGAAATATGGAGATGGAGGAGTCGATTTGAGTCCGATTGCAGATTTATTAAAGTCTGAAGTTTACCAAATTGGAGCCTATTTAAAAGTGCCAGAATCTATTATGAAAGCGGCTCCTAGTGATGGTTTATTTGGAGATGCACGAAGTGACGAGGATCAAATTGGCGCATCTTATCCAGAATTGGAATGGGCTATGCAAATGAAAGATGAAGGTAAAACAGTTGAAGATTTTGAAGGAAGACAACGTAAAGCCTTTGAAATTTTTATGCGTTACAATACCTCAAACAAACACAAAATGACTCCAATACCGATTTGCGAAATTCCCAACAAATTAAAATAA
- the gldB gene encoding gliding motility lipoprotein GldB, which yields MQIKFYVLLVVGLLFLSCSEESKVAKEIANIETDFTVERFDKAFFEAKPENLPKLKEAYPFFFSKHIPDSIVIHRMKDTLQHELLTEVQNTFPDFKTSKQELEGLFQHLKYYDKTFTAPRVITLTNDVAYRDKTIVNDSLVLIALDNYLGADHQFYQNIPMFIAANMRKSQIVSDVTDNYAKKYVFQTDRKTLLDEMIYFGKLLYFKDVMIPFKTDAEKIGYSEAQIKWAEANESQIWSYFIEKELLYDTDPKLPNRFIADAPFSKFYLELDNESPGRLGQYIGWQIVKAYAETTGEDIMTIMQTEPQIIFNKAKFKPKK from the coding sequence ATGCAAATTAAATTTTATGTTTTATTAGTTGTCGGATTGCTGTTTCTGTCCTGTAGTGAAGAGTCTAAAGTTGCAAAAGAAATTGCAAATATTGAAACCGATTTCACTGTTGAACGTTTTGACAAGGCTTTTTTTGAAGCAAAACCTGAAAATTTACCGAAATTAAAAGAAGCATATCCCTTCTTTTTTTCCAAACATATACCAGATTCAATTGTGATTCATAGAATGAAGGACACTTTACAACATGAATTATTAACAGAAGTCCAAAATACGTTTCCAGATTTTAAAACTTCAAAACAAGAATTGGAAGGTTTATTCCAACATTTAAAATATTACGATAAAACATTTACTGCCCCAAGAGTAATTACATTGACAAATGATGTCGCTTACAGAGACAAAACCATAGTCAATGATTCTTTAGTGCTCATTGCTTTAGATAATTATTTAGGAGCTGATCACCAATTTTATCAGAACATACCCATGTTTATCGCCGCAAATATGCGTAAAAGTCAAATTGTATCTGATGTGACTGATAATTATGCCAAAAAATATGTCTTTCAGACCGATAGAAAAACATTATTGGATGAAATGATCTACTTCGGGAAGTTACTCTACTTTAAAGATGTAATGATTCCGTTTAAAACAGATGCTGAAAAAATAGGCTATTCCGAAGCTCAGATCAAATGGGCGGAAGCCAATGAAAGTCAAATATGGAGCTATTTTATTGAAAAGGAATTGCTGTACGATACAGATCCTAAATTACCGAACCGATTTATTGCAGATGCTCCTTTTTCTAAGTTTTATTTAGAATTGGATAATGAGTCTCCAGGACGTTTAGGACAATATATAGGTTGGCAAATTGTAAAGGCTTACGCTGAAACAACAGGTGAAGACATCATGACCATAATGCAAACAGAGCCACAAATTATATTTAACAAAGCTAAATTTAAACCCAAAAAATAA
- the gldC gene encoding gliding motility protein GldC, translating to MSKVIKSKIVLNVELDENRVPEKLNWSAQDGGVNNEEAKAIMLSVWDGNAQETLKIDLWTKDMPVDEMKLFFHQTLVTMSDTFLRATQDEKMTATMKDFCDYFAEKLELKKQ from the coding sequence ATGTCTAAAGTTATAAAATCGAAAATAGTATTAAACGTTGAACTCGATGAAAACCGCGTGCCAGAAAAACTAAATTGGTCTGCACAAGATGGTGGCGTAAACAACGAAGAAGCGAAAGCCATAATGTTATCGGTGTGGGATGGAAATGCTCAGGAAACATTAAAGATTGACTTATGGACCAAAGATATGCCTGTTGATGAGATGAAACTCTTTTTTCATCAAACCTTAGTCACTATGAGTGATACCTTTTTAAGAGCTACACAAGACGAAAAAATGACCGCTACAATGAAAGATTTTTGTGATTATTTTGCTGAAAAGTTAGAATTAAAAAAACAGTAA
- a CDS encoding DUF4230 domain-containing protein, with amino-acid sequence MRKILFGVIITLVVLFTFKYCEDKKEDKIIIEAHSALIQEQIKNVGKLVVTEGHFSEVFSYKNSKAIFGDLISAEKKALVVVNADVTVTYDLSKIEYNIDEATKTLQINSIPKEEIKINPDFEYYDVQADFLNQFDAKDYNNIKDTVKKSLMKKIEASDLKSNAQNRLMSELSKFFILTSSLGWKLQYNENSIEDLNQLQDLEIILD; translated from the coding sequence ATGCGAAAAATATTGTTTGGTGTTATAATTACCTTAGTAGTTTTATTCACTTTTAAATACTGCGAAGACAAAAAAGAAGATAAAATAATTATTGAAGCACACAGTGCTTTAATCCAAGAACAAATAAAAAACGTTGGTAAATTAGTCGTTACCGAAGGGCATTTTTCTGAAGTATTTAGCTATAAGAACTCTAAAGCCATTTTCGGAGACCTAATTTCTGCCGAAAAAAAAGCTCTAGTTGTTGTGAATGCAGATGTTACTGTAACCTACGATTTAAGTAAAATTGAATACAATATTGACGAAGCCACAAAGACACTTCAAATTAATAGTATTCCAAAAGAGGAAATAAAAATAAATCCGGATTTTGAATATTATGACGTACAAGCCGATTTCCTAAATCAGTTTGACGCCAAAGATTATAATAATATTAAGGATACCGTAAAAAAATCGCTGATGAAAAAAATTGAAGCCTCCGATTTAAAATCCAACGCACAAAACCGATTAATGAGTGAGTTATCCAAGTTCTTTATCTTAACCTCTTCGTTAGGTTGGAAGTTGCAGTATAATGAAAATTCTATCGAGGATTTAAATCAACTGCAGGATTTAGAAATAATTTTGGATTAG
- a CDS encoding rhodanese-like domain-containing protein: MGILNALFGKSTDNVSEYIEKGAVILDVRTKSEYQGGHIKNAKHIPLQELGNRINEIKKLNKPIIAHCASGMRSANAASLLKTNGIDAINGGGIGSLKRKILS; the protein is encoded by the coding sequence ATGGGAATATTAAATGCTTTATTTGGAAAATCAACTGATAACGTTTCAGAATATATTGAAAAAGGGGCTGTTATTTTAGATGTTAGAACTAAAAGTGAATACCAAGGTGGACATATAAAAAACGCTAAACATATTCCTCTTCAAGAATTAGGGAATAGAATAAATGAAATTAAGAAACTCAATAAGCCTATTATTGCACATTGCGCAAGTGGAATGCGTTCTGCAAATGCCGCTAGCCTATTAAAAACTAATGGGATTGATGCCATCAATGGCGGAGGAATAGGTAGCTTGAAACGAAAAATCCTATCCTAA
- a CDS encoding TetR/AcrR family transcriptional regulator, whose translation MKPETRQQQIIRVAAKLFKEKGYSAVTMRDLARAMGIKAASLYNHINSKQDILNTIIISLAEEFTVGMTEISTSNKSCIDKLKKIIELHVHISSKNSYGMASLNNDWMHLEKQLIYYKKLRSDYENDFKIILEKGIKSGEIINVKPDVMMFSILTTLRSLYIWIPKKEAINLQELTDNLCNILINGITNKS comes from the coding sequence ATGAAACCAGAAACACGTCAACAACAGATTATAAGAGTCGCGGCCAAACTGTTTAAAGAAAAAGGCTACAGCGCAGTAACCATGCGAGATTTAGCCAGAGCTATGGGAATCAAAGCAGCAAGTCTCTACAATCACATCAATTCAAAACAAGATATTTTAAATACCATCATTATTTCATTGGCTGAAGAGTTTACAGTTGGCATGACAGAAATTAGTACTTCAAATAAATCCTGCATAGATAAGCTTAAAAAAATCATCGAATTACACGTTCATATTTCAAGTAAAAACAGTTACGGAATGGCATCCTTAAATAACGATTGGATGCATTTGGAAAAACAATTAATCTACTACAAAAAACTCAGAAGTGATTACGAAAACGATTTTAAAATTATTCTCGAAAAAGGCATAAAATCTGGAGAAATCATAAATGTAAAACCAGATGTTATGATGTTTTCAATTTTAACAACCTTACGTTCACTTTACATCTGGATTCCAAAAAAGGAGGCTATAAACCTTCAAGAATTAACGGATAACTTATGCAATATACTTATCAATGGTATTACCAATAAATCATGA
- a CDS encoding FAD-binding oxidoreductase, whose translation MAEFHKLKVADIYKETEDTSVITFNVPSELQNEFKFRQGQHLTLKADINGEDVRRSYSLCSSPNENEWKVAVKLIPDGKFSSYVNNELKTNDDIEVMSPSGTFGVEVNAEKAKNYLFFAAGSGITPVLSMVKAHLQGEPNSTCKLFYVNKTAKSIIFKEELEQLRNTYFGRLEIYYFLTKERRDIELFNGRFDDDKMKVLTKTFIDIPDTSEVFLCGPEKMINYVSSYLIEAGLPKELVHFELFVKGLSDEDIKRAERLAQQNVEGTKITIVDGGKEFSFTMTKEYDNILDAALGAGADLPFACKGGVCSTCKCEVKEGAVEMKINYALDEKEVSQNLVLSCQSVPTSDKVVVDFDV comes from the coding sequence ATGGCAGAATTTCACAAATTAAAAGTTGCAGACATATATAAGGAAACCGAAGACACTTCGGTGATCACTTTCAATGTACCTTCAGAATTACAGAACGAATTCAAATTCCGTCAAGGGCAACATTTAACACTAAAAGCAGATATCAATGGTGAAGATGTGCGACGTTCATATTCACTATGTTCAAGCCCAAATGAAAATGAGTGGAAGGTCGCGGTAAAATTAATTCCTGACGGAAAATTTTCTAGCTACGTTAACAACGAGCTCAAAACCAATGACGACATTGAAGTGATGTCGCCAAGTGGAACCTTCGGTGTTGAGGTCAACGCAGAAAAAGCCAAGAATTATTTATTTTTTGCGGCTGGAAGTGGCATTACACCTGTCCTATCCATGGTAAAAGCACATTTACAAGGTGAACCAAATTCAACTTGCAAACTATTTTACGTCAATAAAACCGCAAAATCCATTATCTTTAAAGAAGAATTGGAACAACTGCGGAACACCTATTTTGGAAGATTGGAAATCTATTATTTCCTAACCAAGGAACGACGGGATATAGAATTGTTTAACGGACGTTTCGATGATGACAAGATGAAAGTTCTTACAAAAACCTTCATCGATATTCCAGACACCAGCGAAGTATTTCTCTGTGGTCCAGAAAAAATGATCAACTATGTCAGCTCCTATTTAATAGAAGCAGGCTTACCAAAAGAATTAGTGCATTTTGAGCTGTTCGTAAAAGGCCTTTCAGATGAAGATATCAAGCGAGCAGAACGACTGGCACAACAAAATGTAGAAGGCACAAAAATAACAATCGTAGATGGCGGAAAAGAATTTTCCTTCACTATGACCAAAGAATACGACAACATTCTAGATGCAGCCTTGGGCGCTGGAGCCGATTTGCCATTTGCCTGCAAAGGAGGCGTTTGCAGCACCTGTAAATGCGAAGTAAAAGAAGGTGCTGTAGAGATGAAAATCAACTATGCATTAGACGAAAAAGAAGTGTCGCAAAATTTAGTGTTAAGCTGTCAATCTGTACCAACATCAGACAAAGTCGTGGTCGATTTTGACGTTTAA